In Primulina huaijiensis isolate GDHJ02 chromosome 4, ASM1229523v2, whole genome shotgun sequence, the DNA window taagttgatagccaatccatgccaagtataatatcaaacgcaaccatcggaataacaatcaagtcggcataaacaactcgcccatcaatttgaacagagcacccatacacaatagatgttgggcacaacacatctcccgaaggcaaaacaacattaaacttgaagggaataacagaaggaactatacccaaagatctcaaaaatagttcagacataaaagaatgagtagcacctgtatcaatcaatgtcgtagctactctgcctgaaattaaaatagtgctagagatcacataagattcatggtttataccttcgtttgtcatggtaaagatgcgaccctgcaccttttctttactcgagcctcttagacaatccttggctatatggcctgcagtgccacaacggtaacaagtatgagtaccaaatctgcactctccccgatgatgtctactgcacttggaacacaatggcttctcaggatcagatggaactgtcggtggtttaggactcggctccaacttgcctttccctttaaaatggtcatttcctctttggctcgaaccttgacctctttgagaaacaaactgctgcctcgcatgtctctctctggcaatgtctttctcatcttgctcggccaacaaagccttagccacaatctctttgaatgtcaccgccttcgacatattgatgtcccttctgatttctgctcgaaggcctctaatgaaatgagcacccttgtctttgtcattggaggcaatatacgcagcaaacagacagccctcttcaaactttagaatatactcatcaacattcatacctccttgacgaagctctaaaaaatcagtcaccttccgagctcgaagtgcatctgggaaatacttgtcatagaaaagatcagtgaactcttgcaacttcaatgctggaacatcaacacttaccttggtagcattccaccaaatgcgtgcagcattgactaacatgaacactgcacaactgattctgcccttatcttcatagttgagatgatcgaaaatctcctcaagagctttgacccactctacagccaccaatggatcagtgctttttgcaaattccggcggatccattttcttgaaagcagtaaagatcccatcggtcccaactgcctgagccacttggcctctcccttgacctctaccttggcctgttccttgcaaacgtaacaactgttggatctgctcactatggaccttagcttgccgaactcatcgacaactctagaggaagaactatcatcaccctctgaagcctttctcttaggaggcatactcatacaatgtgctcacataatacatatcaaccaacaacaataattagatgtagaagaagacatacccgaaCTGTTGAAAGTAGATGAAGTCATAtacattggtccgaagaacggtgctctgataccattaaatgtaaccctctgacccgaattcataaattaacagcggaatttaaaatttttttcttgaaggaaagaaggtttaaaatacatttccatatagtcaaaagtatacacatgatcaatcaaatgatacaacaaaaaaacaaaatatcatttttatgatcatgtccaaaatgctaacaaaataatctttccttcctccatctctatacgcatatgactccggcctcaatcaacattccagctcgtcgctcttatctacatcacatgaaataactgaaatgagtataaaactcagcaagtggaactcttacataacaatgtacatatcacactctgaaaacatggctttgaaaacattaaataccatcaactctgaaacatgaatatcatagaataaataataataacgatggtatttctcttttctctgttggattgatatctatatagtaactctgtctctgtacatatatcccatcgatatacatcgataactctgagggatataagcctatggtcgttgatcaactaattgcatgcaatctctgactatgtatctatcaatccaataaaacatttgaattctctctttggcattaaaacaaacactttgaagactctattttcttttgtattccctttaacataattgagacataagaatgtctctaatatacaacaaggtgtattaatacatagcatgaatcaaatggaagggaataacactttaaaaccattgaaacacaatacatatattatcatgtgagcacaaggaaatgaattccacttacaacacttggaaccttgaatctatacccttggtacacaacctacaacaataaaccataatttgcaccatcaataacccaataatcacaaactcataccattaaattcataaaaccaacaccatcaacaaacccatgatttctcccaacaccaaaaccaagaataaactataccaaaagcttaccttagctttttgaacccacaagaaccttgatcacacttcaataatccaacaagtagcttgaatcaaagaaaggaaatgaaaccctaacctccccttgagagaaagaaccgagaaaatgggagaaaaaatgagaaaaatgaaccaactcttgcattatatcacttaaatctcgaaaacacgcttctactgttcatgcaccgtgggtgcgctacatacctcaccgcgggtgaagtgtgccttcggcacctcaaccaaatttctgaaatcgacgaccgcgggtgcggtacctatcccaccgcgggtgcggtgtctcttcggcaattccacaaattctgcaataaagaccgcgggtgcgttgcacaaatcaccgcgggtgcggtctgctctcggccaaaacaactctatgcaacaaaaatcgaatcgcaacgctgatacaacacaactacccatcaactaatatcaacaataccacaaaacaataataaccaacaatgctatgacccataatcacaactcttaacatctaaatcaaacttaatcataaccaaataatccataaacatacgaaatcttaaactgtaccgttcaccaggcttggatattacataaaaggtgagccaaggaattggacaaatttattatgcaagaaacaacctttgagataatcagggaagaagctaagggatgagctaaaggttaggacaaattaagtaagcaagaaatgaccgttgagataatccatgaaggagctgcaggaggagctaagggctaggacaCATTTATGATGCAAGGAATAACTCTTGGTATTTGAGTTACCTTGACCACCATTATGACCATAATAACTCCATTTCTTGGGCTCCAAGTGGTCGACCGAATGGCAAGGTGGAAGGTCATTTTtcttcctataaataccactcaCTTGGTTGATAAAAAGCACACCAAAATACCTCTCAAAGTTTTGGCCACTCCCCCTCAAAACCGTCCCAAAACTTTCGTCCAAGGGAAGAAGGAGCTCGTGCGGTTCGAGTGCTAAATTTCTACGTCGAGGTGCTACTGGTTTGAAGACTTATTCTGCTAAAGGTTTACGTTGATGTGCTGCCCAAATTCCCACTGGAAAATTTGTTTCAAAGTCTGCATTTTCGAAGCATACCTCCAAAAcacggtaagtgggtttttgctatgtatattcgtttgtactttaaaacttgaatatataagttatgacatgcatgtatgtgtgtcttCATTTTCGAAAAAGCATGAGGTCCGtctttaaaatttcgatcgattatgtgttttcttttatgtttcgaaattctttgattccgctgaatccgTTTGAAACTCTGATATCTGAAAATTCTGATACGTTCTGTCTGATAAGTCTTAAATCTTTGTTACACTGTTAcgattcaatttgaaatgggacgagaattgtgattctttCTGGCCCCCAATTGTGGGTATAAAAAatttctgtttggcccccaatggtgggtataaaaccaagttctggcctcaccccttagaggactaacatattggggacaatttgaccatggaaatgagatgagtaacagtgttgtgtctgttctgaaatgatctgatttgtttatgaaatgctctgaatcatctgttaacttctgtctcatatttgattcgtttttgtaagttaaaagtaataagttttgaaagtttattaaagaaatgttttaaagattaagttctatatgtatctttggaaatcgatTGACCCCCCTCCCcctacttgctgagtgtttcccaaaacactcaacTCTTACAAATTTTAGATAAGAATGAAGAACAAGTGAACGAGGtagagcaggaagctttctgagGATGGTAGACGATAAGCAAGATCCaagaattaagtttttttttttttttcctttgtttaATTCCGCAtttgcaactctgatgtatttgttttatattcttttgtcaatgtaaagacaatgtataatttatgaaaaagactggtttttggcatttcgatatgaggcttaattgtttttaagtaattgttaaacaatgccggatatcaccgacgcttcggacacgggacgtgacatttaagtggtatcagagccgtcaggtttataatcccgctgggattttgacagacaaaatTTGATGAAGTCAAATTTGGCAAAATCCTAGTGTATCCCAATCTAAGtccaactttcatttgttcCTTAATTTTCGAACACTTCAAAAATCTGTCCCTTCAATCGTTCCGGAAATCCTTAGTATCGAAAAATTTCCATgacaactttgtttctattatttttgcCTTTCTAccctttatacgattctgatatTTTCCTCCACTTattctaggaaatggctgccccacgtacccgtgctcaggctgcccttcgtatgcgTCAGCTCACGATTGATAATCAGACTAGGGAAATCGCGACCTCGAAAGCGCAACTGGCCAAGGAAAGACTGGAAAATCAAGAACTAAGTGAGATTAAGCACATGTTGGAGACTGACGTACAGCGATTAGCTCATCACttggacttggctgagagccaacttctacaGTTGCCGACTGATTCAGCTCGCATCGCGCGCTTAGCCTCACTCAACAGGGATTTGCTTGAGAGAGTGGAGATAGAGCGACGACGTGCTACTCAGGCTCGTCAGCATCAGGAGGAGCTCAGTTCCAAGCAAGAGCGGTACATTTCAAGGCTCCATAGAACCATGGATCAGCTTCAAGACCAGAACAACTACTTGCATTTAGTGGTAGAGAACATGGCAAAGGAGGAGGaggcaccgatggaggtggccggagaCGACAGTGACAGTGACAGGGACAACGACAGAGAAGAGATGATAGACTAGATTAGTATCAAGATTTTAAACGTATCTGGAATGTAGTGAAATtgcaattaagaaaatattatgtaccgaattatttttaaatgaaactttctattatcttattgcatatttaaaattggatgagtatactatcagtaaaattgtaattttttttatatgaaaacaaacatggatcttcaaggcattataaatgaacttcaaaaacaacttcaggaaaaggagacATAAAtcaaaacactgaaagaaaaaaatgaaaaacttgagagagaCAACTACCAGTTGGATgggaataatgtatgcatgatggaggatcttcgtgaagccagagaggaagagaagagaCTACGCGAGGACGTTAGACGTTATGCTGCCTATCATCAAGAGTCGGAACGTCGTCACgagatcaccaagcaagagttaaacaaagctcaagATAGGATTTTTACACTCAAAATCAGGGatgatagccttctcaaaacacaacgccgtcttgaggaacggatcgaagaacaagaaatcgatgaaaaagtaagccaatcaacaatacaggagcttcaagagcaagtaaacaaccttgaccaccacaacacacagttgcaaaatcatattgatcagctaaagaataacatgatcaatatggaggaactcttggaagaacgtgaagctaaccaagaagaaaatcctATTGAAGAAGAGGAGATTAATGAGGCAGTAGGAGACGGTGAAGTCATAGATGAGTAGGGAGAGAACTCTAGATTAGGCATCGACTGTATCTAGAATTTTTGATTAATCctttattttgaaacttttgattgtatgaatttcataatttatgaaattattttgattcTACATCAtggcaaataaattaataaaatacatttttataggaaatggcaggcagaccaccccgaaacaaccgtaaccctcgtggcgccaaccaaaatgaaaatccgccaccaccaccgagagtgaatctcagtcaagaagatatgatggcaatagctacCATAGTAGCCGCCACGTTGTAAGGAATCGTGAACCCCTTTGCCAACGCTATCTAGCCACCACCGGAACCCCAACCGCGTGGATTTAAATATCCTTATGAATCTCTgagaaggaatcgagttccaactttcAATGAaaacccagacccggaagtcagtcaTAACTGGTTCAAAAATGTCGAATCCCAACTACACCTACTGGAAGTGCCTGAAGAATTGAGAGTAGAAGTTGTAACACCGTTTCTAGAGGACAGAGCACGAAagtggtgggaaactgtgtcaccatctctaGCTGAAGTAGAAGAAATCACATGGCAGAGTTTCaagagagaatttttgaaacaattctACCCAGCCGAGTTTCGTCTGCAGAAGTTGAACGAATTTGAAAACTTCAAGCAGACCCCAGACATGACAgtgatggaatacacttcaAGATTTAACGATATGGGAACTTATGTCCCAACAATCATGTCTGACGAAACATTGAAAATGTATCGCTTTAAGAAAGGACTGAACAGCCGGATTCAATCGGCTTTAACAGTATTCAAGccgaataattttgctgatCTGATGGGCGCAGCGATGAGCGCGGAAACAGATATCAAGCGCTGTGAAGAGGAACATAGGAACAAGAGACCATTGGTCAGCCAATCTGCTCGAAATGGTCCCAAATTCAAGAAGCCGAATCATTCAAGTGGACCTCCAAGAGTAAATTTCAGCAGTGCTGGCAATATCGAAGGAAAGTGGTGAGATACATGCCGACAGAAGCACATTGGAGAATGTTATCGGAAAACAGGTGCGTGTTTCAAATACGGTAAAGTGGGTCACCGGATTAAGGACTGCCCAGACAACAAAGACAAAGGGACGGGACCCATCAAACCGAAAAAAAACAATACTAATGCGCGGGTGTACGCAACAACCCAggaggaagctgataacaccaatgaagtggtggcaggttactcaatgaaatgcatgcatataccttgtttgattgtggtgctacacactcgtttgtgtctagaagatttgctaagaaacttaaacttgaacatgatactcttaatgaaccattaagagtggcaacaccggcgagtaaaataattgagacacacaaagtgtatcgaaactgtaaaattggtATCAGCAAACAAACTTTTGAAG includes these proteins:
- the LOC140974895 gene encoding uncharacterized protein, whose protein sequence is MAIATIVAATLNRVPTFNENPDPEVSHNWFKNVESQLHLLEVPEELRVEVVTPFLEDRARKWWETVSPSLAEVEEITWQSFKREFLKQFYPAEFRLQKLNEFENFKQTPDMTVMEYTSRFNDMGTYVPTIMSDETLKMYRFKKGLNSRIQSALTVFKPNNFADLMGAAMSAETDIKRCEEEHRNKRPLVSQSARNGPKFKKPNHSSGPPRVNFSSAGNIEGKW